The sequence AATGCTCACTCCCATCTCCATCCGCACCCTCTCActctcacccattcacactcgcACCCCCACCCTCAGCCCCAGATGGGAGAGAAGCCCCTCCTGTCTGCCAAGCTATACCCAAGCAAGTCCGTCGCCTTGACAACGCCGAAGggaggcggcggcagcagcagcggcgagCGGATGAGCCTGGGTGGATCGCGGTGCGGGTTTTGCAACAAGCCGGGCGCCTCTCACACCTGCGTGAACTGCTCCAAGGTGTCGTGTGACTCGTGCGTCGGCTTGTACGCGAAGGACGTTTGCACACGGAAGAATCCGCAGCACAGCTTCGTGCCAAACCATCAGCTCAACTTCAAATCCGGCACCATATCTCACCTCGTGTACCGATGAATCGAGCCAGACCAAATGGTGTTTCTTTCTCcccagctaccccccccccctcccccccccagtgacCCGCTGTGTCGTCTTGCTTTAGCGCTGATCCCCTTTTTAAATGACTCGTTCGGGATCTTCCCTTTTATCTGGTGGTCTttcggctctctctctctaaccctCTTGGACTTTGTGCATTTCTCATATCGTATATCGTCTGCCCATCGTCTGCCCATCGTCTGCCCATCTCTACCTTGTACAGGTTcaggcctttttgtttttaatccgCCTCTTCCTTTAAACTTGCTACCTGCTTCTGAGTAGTCGTGTGATGTTGTAGCGCTTCCCAAATCTCTCAAATAGTGTCCTCAAAAGggaaacgggaggaaacggaTGAATTCCTTCTCATTTTGAGTGAATTCCATTCAGATTAAATTCTACCCTTTACCTAACTTCTCATTTAACTATTCCTctagtatataaatataaatatatatatatccgtgTGTCTGTGAGAGTGAGTGAGCGAATAGACCTCAGAGCTTGCATTGTGATGAACAAGATCTTTTTAaacttggggaaaaaaaacagagaataCATACACTGGAATTCACTAAATcaatagtatatatatatatttgtaatcTATTCTCTAGAACAATGTGAGACTGTTAAACGGGGCTTGAGATCTGGAATTGGGGATTTCTGTTTGGATGGAAACGTGTGAAAGTGGGCTGGAAGTTCCTGAGACGGTTATATCAGATGGCAGATATTTAAATGCTCCTTCGTCGTTTCTGCTTTTATGACTCATGTTGGCGTGAAACATCGACTACTCGTTAAAATGCCCTTTTTACGTGGTGACCGTTCCAAacctcccgtcctcctccatTCCGTAAACCTCCGGTCCAGCGTGGTTCAGTGGCTCGCGGTCAGTCTCAGGTGGAATCACGAGTCTCGTGCACGAGTGGATCGCAGGTCTTTGACGCTTTTGATTGGTTTTCAGACAGTTTGAAAGCTTATGGTCTGACGTGGTTTCTGTCTACCTCAAATGGCATCGGCTTACACACTCCGTTCAACGTTCTGCGTCAGACTAGCGCGATGGTCTTCAGGATTGCACTGTTTAATCTTATTCTCCTCTAGTTTGTCACTCGTGTTCTAGCTGAGCGGAAAAGCTCTCACCTTACAGCCGATTCAATCGCTGTTAAAGTTCACAGACTTAGACTCGTCTCTCAAAAACTGTTTACACTTGTAAATTACGATTCGGTAATCCTGTCAGATTCGTGCTGGTTTAGTTTTaaggtcttgttttttttttaacctgtgaTGAATCTATTTCTTTACCCAACTGACGGAACAGAGACATGATAAATTGCTGCTCAGCACTGGGCTGTCGGACTCGGGTCAGCTTCACACGGGCAGCATTGTTCACATGGTTACTGCACCATTCAGGACCGGGATCGATGCAATGTCCACCAATGAGCTGCCATTAAATTCAATTTTTTAAGTTGTCATGATGTTTCAAATGTTGTATCGTTTGACGTTTGTGAATCAAGCCTCTCTTTACTGTGGCGATCAATGAAGGCCTTTAACCGATAATTCACAAATAAGTAAACTGCTAttgtgtaaatccagttaaaaCAATTTTGGGGGGGTCCCTTGTTTTGGCAGCCATTGATTAGCtgtgattgatgatgatgatgatgattgcaGTATATAGCAGGTGGTGGTCATTAATTAAGGGCTAGTTTCAAATCTGAAGCAGATTGAGATTGGGTTATTCCGACGGGCTGTTTCGGTGAGATTAGCCTGAATGCTCCGTCAGGATTAACCTCCAAATGGCTTCCGCTCGTTCAACGTGTCATATCgatttatatattcattttctgttcatGATCATCATTTACATTATCTTGTGTTCCTATAAAttaacatgcccccccccccccagcccccagtCTATTTAGTCGAAGACACGGAGTCTGGGTTCCCCTCACTGGGTGATGCATAGTAATGAACTCTTGTTTAAATTGAGTCTGTAATCTGTTTGTCCTaacagatattattattatgtttagtGGGCGGATCTGATTTTTAAACTCCTCCAATAGAAGGAAGGGACATTCTGATTCCGTTTGGATGCAGCTTAAGGGGCATTCAAGACGTCTTCTGTCAACATTAGCTCTCATGCGTATCACAAAAGTTGGGTGAGCCTAGGGTTGATgtgcaatttgttttcatttcacgaATCCTGCCTATTTCTCatagaaatgttttaattgcaTAATAACAGTGTTCATCACAAATCCCACCAGCAGCGAAAGAAACTTTCAGATGTGACTGAGCCACCAATTTGCCAAATGAAGAACAAATATGTtattggagcagaaaacaaaatccTTTTTGCCCTGATGTACAGTTAATGTAACATAAAGCTGTgatttttgttgtgtttgtagATATTTGGCATATTTAAGATGCTCAGAAACTCATCAGAGGGGCATCGCACCTTGCACACCGTGGGTTGTGGATCTGACGGATCGTTTGTGTAAGTCACTACGAAGGGCTAAACAGTCTCCGGGACTGCTGTTGTAATCTTTGAGTGAGCAACTGGCTTGTCTGATGTGGCGCTTACCCAACATTCATCAGTGGGTATTAATGCTGTGGGAAAAAAAgagctattttattttgtttgtcatgGAATACATTGAGCCATTTTGAACGTGATTGGTTTAACCCAGACGCGCTCCAGTCCATGTGGAAGGTTATACTCCCTTTACCTCTTTGCGTTCTTTCTGATGTTAACAGTTATGGTGTCGTTAGGCAGCCCCCGTTTCCCTCGCCCTCTCTAGCATGCTGGCCCAaatccatacccccccccccccccccccccttatactTTGGCACTGAGGATCATTGCACAATATCTGTGTGAGGGAGTATGGACCTCATGAACAAGATGTGGGGAAATATGTGAAGGGAAAATATACAAATTGTTAATTGTTGagagaatatataaatatattgaaatgtaaatgaaattttataaaataattaaaagaataaaattgTGAAAAAGGTTGTCTCTGCGTTGAGTGTTTGGGTAACGGAAGCGGCTGCGTTCAGTACTGACACTCCAGCATGCTGCCTTTCTATGTGACCAGCAGATGGAGATAAACACTCACAAATAGACCGGGGCTTCATAGACTACTGGAGTAGTAGTATATATACTGAAGTAAGTATATTCAGAAGATCttccacagagggggggggggggggtgctgcaaaAAGGACAATCCCTCCAGGGATCAATAAGCAGATACACAGTACAGAAAACTAAAGGAAATGACATATAAACGACTTGTGACTATAATCCACGAACAAATTTTAAAAAGGACAAACTGTGAAGTAATAAAGGAAAACCTCTATGAATTACGTAGCATGTATGTTCGCTAAATTGTTATAGgtaatgcatgtgtgtgtttagttcACGGGGACCTCCAGTGGAAAGTGGAAATTAAGTTAGGAGAGAAAAAGCCTaaacaaacgacaaacagaAGTGTAATTGTAATATTGTAAATGATCGTGATAATGATGATATAAGGCAAATAGAGAAAAGAGATGTATTCTTTAATTTTGCAGCATCCATAGAGCCTGTATAAAAGCCATCATCctacaaacaggaaataatttcagacataaataacaaaaatacataattGACAAGACATTCCCAGACACCCTCACATTCATTGGTGCTCATTAGAAATTCATAGTAAAAATATCACAGAAGCAACATTTAAGGTTGACCTTAATTCACAATATTCTGGCAAAAGAATGCAAATAAGTACTGAATCTAATTTAGTGAAACCAAAcaggattattttaaattttctTTTGGCTTTAAAAGTTCTGAAAACAATCAATTTTACCCAATAATTTATATTAACATTTGGCCTTGTGTATTTCATATTTcttccaatatatatatatacagtatacacacatatacatatctacatgtataaatacataaacttgtgtgttttatatatatatatatcattaatTCATACAAATGTGCAGACCCAGAGGTGATTTAATAAAGTTCAGCAGGAGGCTCCTCTAAGCTGTCATCAGTGGAAAAATATTTCACAGTAGAAATGTGAAACACAGCACAATGTATCTCCCAGTGAACAAAACAATGTTCATTTATATGTAGGCATCCAGTGCCACAGGGCTAAATACTGAGTTTTAGTTCTCAGATTAACCTTTGACCAAACTAGAGCCATGCTGCAATAAGTCAAGAGAAAAAAGTGGAAGGACGAGTTAGCATGAGGCTAGTATTGCTTTACCTCGAAGAATTCCCTCTCAACTTCCCTTCAGACATACAAAAGCAAGAAGGaactagataggcgctcgggcctaataacaGATCATTTTCTAAGTAGCACGAGCGTTTTTCACAGACTACTTTCTCCATCCAGTGCTGCCATTTTCAAACCCGGGTCTCCCGGAACTTCTTGAACTGACACATTCGACCGCATAGTCCACCACAATGTGATTCAGATGCCTCTGCCTGAAGTTGGAAACAGGCAAACACTGAAAAAGAGTGCCCGCCTTCATGCGATCACACACGCCGTAcgtacgcatgcacgcacacacacacacacacattccttccACCCAGGAGAATCAATGTCCAGTCTTTGCTTTTATAATGCTTTCAGTTCACAGCAGTTCTGTTTCTTCCTCGTCATTCTCAGAGCCAGAAGGCCCCTGGCGAACTTCTTCGTACCACTTGTTGGTCAGGGTCTTCATTTGAATTCGGCCATGTAATAGGTCCTGAAAGCACACATCTACACATCAGCACGTGCAATAATAAATAGAAGTGCATTTAAAGCTGCATGGAGGTGGAGAAACTTGAAATGTCCTCCCTAATTACGCTGCCCTTTGTACAATCTTTACAAACTGTTAATCATAAAGGGATGTATGTGACATGATTACTGTGCACCCACACAACCTCCATGGGATTggacattttacatttgaaccTGGGGTCATATGCGTTTGTCTCCGTTTCTTACCTCTTGGGTGAGCCTGCGAGTGAAGAAGGGGTTAAGGTATTTAGCATCAAGCCACATGAAGCCCTTTAGATCCCGTCTCTGGTAGATCTGAGCCTCGTACTCCTCCTCTGTCAGTTCCGATAAGTGCTCTGCCTCAATGGTATTACcctggagaggaaaggagaagaACAAGAGGGGTCCTTCAgataaatagaaagaaagaaaaatgaaagggaAGGAGACCAAAAAAACGAAGCAGACTGAGGACAAGACGGTCAAGAGCAGAGGGAGCATCAAAGAGGGCAAAGCGGAAATAATGGGAGGACCGCTAGATGTGGTTGCTCTACTCTGAGGTATCCACACGAAGCTCTGGAAGACCTCGAACACTTTACAAATTCGTCACCAACAAAGAATCCTTTGATGTTTTCCCATTTGTAGTCTAGGCTGCAGTCAGATCACAACGCTTCGTCCTTTACCATCTTCTGCGTCTTGCTGAGATTGATGTCTTTCTTGTTCTTACGCCGCGACTGGCTCTCCTCAATGTCCATGATGCGAATGAGTGGCATGGTCCCGCCCCCCAGGAGGAGTATGGTAAACAGCACGATGACGATGGTGGTGGTGCCGATCAGCTGCCGCTTCTCAAAAGGCTCCAGGCCCAGATGGAGGCTCAGCGCGTAGGGGATAGCCCCTCGCAGACCTACCGGGGCAGAAACACACTGATGTAGCAAAGAATAGGTCTTTATTGTCTTTTCATCAAGCACAACAAAATAGCAAAGTCCTCCAAACCGTGCAAAGTACaagagtaaagaaaaaaaaaagttaaaataagataaaagataataaaaaaggagaaaatacaCATAATACTATACTAGAATAGAATAACTTGGGCTATAAGTTACACTATAAACTTTACTGACTACAcaataataatgtattattatattaatagtattgtgtaacaaaataaacataTGTTATAATAATATTGGAGGTTTTTAAGACCCTAGGACTGAATCATCTCACCACTGAACCACATTATAAACATCATTTTGGGGGTGATCTTGTGGTCTCTGAAAAAGTTCAGCAGGAATGAGAGAGGGAAGATGTTCACCGCTCGGCCCAGAAGAACCAGGACCTACGAAAGCAACGTAAACAATGAATTCGgggacatttaaaaataaggTGGCATCAAAAAATCCTGAGCGCTTACTATGCACCAGATGACGAAGGATATTTCAAAGTTATGAGGGAAGCTGAAGATAGAGAGACCAAggaaagcaaacacacatgtctctggaggggaaaaaaaagaacaaatattctttagaacaaaatgtaaaatgaatacAACAAATGAATTGCGATTTGACTCACCACACATGAATGCCACTGTGCGTAGTGTCTGCTGCATGAGGATCTGGGTGACCGGAGACAAATTGTGATGGGTGTAGTGCGACATCACAatcccagcaaacaggatggacatTATACCTGTAGGGCCAGAGAAGCCAATGCATTAACAAAAACCCTACAAAGTCAAACGTTCATGTGACTGATCATGTGAGCACCTACCGGACAGTTTGATGCCCTCGGCCAGGCCGTAGGGAAGGTATGCAAAGATTATCATCATGCCAAACTCCAGCGACGGTGTTTTCCTCAGGTCAAAGTGTTTTAAAAACTAATTAACGTGTTAAGGAATttaaatgatgtgtgtgtgtgtgtgtgtgtgtgtgcgtgcgcacagAGGTAGATTTCTGAATTACTGTCACGcataacagatgaggtgagacaggaagctccttggaatatgatgtatgcagatgacattgtgatctgcagtgagagcaggtagaggagaatttagagaagtggaggtctgctcaagaaaagagaggaatgaaggtgagaaATAGTTAAACAGAGTTCATGTGTGTAAAGATCccagagacgtaaagaagggaggacttcaggtacctttAGGGCCAACAGTGcagggatggagagaatgtgggaaggaagtgaagaatcgtgtgcaggcaggctggaacgggtggaggaaagtatcaggtgtgctctgtgacaggagagtgtcagagaggatgaagggaaaggtctacaagacagtggtgaggacagacatgatggaaggcttctctgaggaaaagacaggaggcggagctagaagtggaggagatgaagatgctgaggttctccttgggagtgaccaggttggataagattagaaatgaggcaataagagggacagtgaaggttagacgttttggagataaggacAGAGACAAGACTTTgacggtttggacatgtccagaggagagacagggactatatcggtagaaggatgctgaggatggaactgctagagaacagggctagaggtcgactcaggagaagatacacgaacgtggtgagggaggacatgagagtggctggtgttggggaggacgatgcaaaggacagggtgaagtggagaacgttgatttgctgtggcgacccctgacaggacaagccgaaagaagaaaacaatatGTCTGGATACAACAGCTGAGATGAGTCCAGTGAGGGTTCCCAGGGCAGCAGAGCCGAAAAACATTGACAGGAAATAGCCCAATGCTTGCAAGAAGGTCTCCCAGCCTGTTACCATGGAGTTCTCCGAGCGGGAAAATCCCTCAGCTGTgctgaaatagaaaaaaatacaaaacaaagcCTCAGAGGGTCTTGTAATACCTTTAATAGACACGAGAGGGCAGAAGATCtccaatatgtgtgtgtatgtgtgagcgtgtgtgtgtcgcaatgtgtttatttgtcgTTTGAAATGTATGCATACAGAGTGTGTAATTCTCTTTAAGTTTAAAATCCAGTTTGTCCGGTCGCATTGCGTCACCCCAATAATTAGAATTTAAAACAAACGTGAGCCAGACAAAGGATACTGATGCGGTAGAAACAGAGACGTCTGATTGTGAAATTTAAACCCTTCTTGTTATATCAATATTAAACCGAACAGGCAGCACAATGCAACTGCTAATCAGACTTTGTAATGCTTTTTAATGCACCCCTGAGTAAAGGCATTATCTGTGtggctgcaaacaaacaaactggctTTCTGAGAAAGCCGGTCTGTGCAAACTGCCAGCCTGTTCGGCCTGTCTATTATTTATGCCTTCATTAACTCTCCAAGGTCATGCAGACACTTGACATCGCTTTGCACATTTAGATGGCTGTAAGCAGGAGAGATAAGACGGCATTAAAGTGAGCACAGCGAGAGCAAATGGGACGACGCGTATAAACAATTTCCgaacaatttaaagcatggctattggaagagcaacattgtagCCACACCCATCCATAAactgatatatttgtttaccgtTGGCTAATTGTTGGGGTACCATCCGCAGATTTTCTGATTGTCATCTTCCTCAATATTAATTTGTACTATTTAGTAGAACTGTTGTAtttgttatgactgttgttttattgattttgttgttttatgttgttgatgtaaAGATGGAgattagccattggctataatcttacatatttacgtgtaaacgttcatcaatatgtattgtccctgtttaaataaactcaaactcaaactcaataCCATCAACTCCTTTATTCTGCCCAACGTGTCTGTCGAGATTAGTCCAAGTATGACGAGTCTACTGATGCAGCTAAAGCTCGgaaaaacagcaataaatggTCCCCAATACATTTCACAAGACTCGAAAAAATATTATCAATAATTCTGCTGTcgagtgtaaaaaaaagaaaagaaaaaggaaaaagggcACCCACCTTCATCAGATCGCCATTAaaaaagtgatgaagaggatttAGCAGACTTTCAGCCACATCTTCTACATGTGATGTGGTGATATTATCGTAGTTTGGTCACAAAATGTACGTCAGGCAATAAATTAGATCGCAGATTCTCCTGTTCTTCTTGCTTGCTGTCAGCGTGTAATTTCACGCCCGTCTAGACTCCAGTTTATAATGCTGTGTAAACCTTGAGGATCGTATAATTCCTCGTAAAGGCgtgcaataaaataattataaaacacTCTCTGCAAAGACTCTTACTTTGTAAGGACAATGGCGACGGCGTCGTTGAGGATGCTCTCACCAAAAACCAACATGTTGAGCACTGGGTCCACGTTGAGGGCGTTGAAGATGGCGATGGTGGCGACGGGGTCCACAGCCGATATCAGTGAGCCGAAAGCGAAGCTACAATAAGAAAGGAATTAATCAGTAATAAATGTTACggtcaaacaaagaaaaagggaacaaatacagtagtacctcagcttacgaatgtctctacatccgaaagtttcaggttacaaagtatctgaatgggaaaatattgcctctcgttacgaaggcgtttcaggatacgaagtcaaaaaatagctgctcgtagctgctctgccattggctatcgcctaaaatctgcctggcaacccgttgcgtatgcgtgtatcccagcatgctattcgtgtccccctcgtgtcacccggaaaaagtgttgacaagtcgggctattgctcattatgatgacgtctgcctcgcacatttccgacggattgtcaaaaaccggcaaaagcagacgtcattggatcagtttttcaagaaacgcgaggcagaaaacaccgcaaaggaccagtaaacaaagaggacaaaaagtaacagctaacaggtagattaatatttaaaaaaaatatcatacttttgcggggcttggaacggattagtgcatttacattcaaaatgcgtctctacttacgaagttgtcacgttacgaagctactcccagaacggattaaattcgtaagtagaggtaccactgtacggTAATAAAGGGGCATAACTCGACCAAAACCATGTCCTTTGTGTATGTACAACGTTGAAAGGGATGCATCATGCACCTACTTCCTagaactttatttaaaaaaaaatctaaactaGGATGACCTTCTGTAGAGCGCAAACCTGAACAGTCCTACACTCGTCTGTTTAGCTTGCATGACCCATCTCACGTAGCTTAGCGCTCAGCTCAGCTCATTCTTGCAAAATATGGGGAAAAGTTCAACAAACAAATTGGAGAAATACTTCTGGATACTTCCCTAAATTTAACATATTCTTTGCTGGTCTATACTCCTTGTTTCTA is a genomic window of Brachionichthys hirsutus isolate HB-005 chromosome 2, CSIRO-AGI_Bhir_v1, whole genome shotgun sequence containing:
- the slc9a8 gene encoding LOW QUALITY PROTEIN: sodium/hydrogen exchanger 8 (The sequence of the model RefSeq protein was modified relative to this genomic sequence to represent the inferred CDS: inserted 1 base in 1 codon), which produces MSTLTRRRRHGTSTLSYYNALLLVLKAPXLRMRGAFHAVLSLSLLLLSLNPCLPERDEKENSPDLHDGDDGGDVSHKDDDSPSIKQVKQNELDLNERTKQKNVPPISKSNVTDSYGNETLHPPATAVKPIPALPTPKPILPVQTGVKAQEEEQSSGLTIFFSLLVIGICIILVHLLIKFKLHFLPESVAVVSLGILMGGFIKIIEFQDLANWKEEETFRPNMFFLLLLPPIIFESGYSLHKGNFFQNIGSISLFAVIGTAISAFIVGGGIYFLGQADVIYKMTMTDSFAFGSLISAVDPVATIAIFNALNVDPVLNMLVFGESILNDAVAIVLTNTAEGFSRSENSMVTGWETFLQALGYFLSMFFGSAALGTLTGLISAVFLKHFDLRKTPSLEFGMMIIFAYLPYGLAEGIKLSGIMSILFAGIVMSHYTHHNLSPVTQILMQQTLRTVAFMCETCVFAFLGLSIFSFPHNFEISFVIWCIVLVLLGRAVNIFPLSFLLNFFRDHKITPKMMFIMWFSGLRGAIPYALSLHLGLEPFEKRQLIGTTTIVIVLFTILLLGGGTMPLIRIMDIEESQSRRKNKKDINLSKTQKMGNTIEAEHLSELTEEEYEAQIYQRRDLKGFMWLDAKYLNPFFTRRLTQEDLLHGRIQMKTLTNKWYEEVRQGPSGSENDEEETELL